Genomic DNA from SAR324 cluster bacterium:
AGCGACAACACTCCCGCTGGAAAGCCAAAGGGGAAAGTATTGGCCAGTGGTACTTGTTGCAGCATCAACTCATCCAAGGAGATATTCAGGGTATTCATCCCAGGCAGATCCACTGCAAGCTTGAGGTCAGACTGATAGAGTTGGGCCTGTACCCAGAATTGCTGAAATTGCAGAATGGGTAGGAAAGGCAGAGTTACTTGGTCCAGTTGGGCTAGAGTTTCCAACGGAAGCATCCAAAGCTGTGGAGGGCGTGGAAAAGTAACTGAGGGAGTAGAGAGGTGGGTCCATTCAAGTTGGAGTGGTTCGATCTCAAGCTGGAGGCCTGCCTGGCGTCGAGCCTGTGACTCTATATAGTTGGCAACGGCTTCTCCAGGAAATTGCTGACGAAAGCCGGCGAGCAGCGCCACAACCAGCAGTACTAGGACTGCAATGAATGTGAGCAGAACCTTGAGGATTAGCAGCGG
This window encodes:
- the gspN gene encoding type II secretion system protein GspN, with the translated sequence MQRLPLLILKVLLTFIAVLVLLVVALLAGFRQQFPGEAVANYIESQARRQAGLQLEIEPLQLEWTHLSTPSVTFPRPPQLWMLPLETLAQLDQVTLPFLPILQFQQFWVQAQLYQSDLKLAVDLPGMNTLNISLDELMLQQVPLANTFPFGFPAGVLSLDSEIKNLTQLQRRQQSLPIGTLQGSMTDFRFRLNQEHPLLNGLSITELNLPEVSYVISMQQQLIEISQLTLNGDLEGSVTGNIRLNERNLLESRIDLDLKVRLSQKLQDQLGPLTMMLQGFRCGDFFDVKIRGTFRQISPPFRNRCT